Genomic DNA from Bacteroidales bacterium:
AAAGGAGTAGCAATGGGTGCTGCAAATAAGGTGCCTGGTGTATCGGGTGGAACTGTTGCATTTGTAACCGGTTTTTATGAAGAATTGATTTACTCTTTGCAAAAAATAAACAGAAAGGCATTAATGCTTTTAATAAATAAAAGATTCAGAGGGTTTTACCAGTATGTAAATGGTCGTTTTTTATTGTTAGTTTTTGCCGGAAGCACCTTTAGTTATTTTAGTGTTTCCAAAGTACTTGATTATTTTATAAAACATTTTGAATTACTTGTCTGGAGTCTTTTTTTTGGTATGATCTTGGGTTCGATCTATTATATTGCAAAAGACTTTAAAGATTGGAATCGAAAAAATATCATTACTATAATAATTGGTGTGGGAATTGGTATTGCTATAAGCTTTATGAGTCCGGCGAAGGAAAATGATAACCTTTGGTTTGTCTTTTTCTGTGGAATTATAGGTGTTACCGGGATGACTTTACCTGGATTATCGGGATCATTTATATTGATTTTAATGGGTAATTATGTGTTGCTTTTAGTAGATTCTGTAAATGAATTATATAAAATAATTACTGATATTTTTACCTGGAACTTTGATTTTATTCATGATCCTGTTCGAATACGTTATTTAAAGATCATTTCAAGTTTTACTTTGGGTTCTGTTTTCGGATTGGTAGTTACTTCACATATTCTTGGGTTTTTATTAAAGCACTGGCATCAAACTATAACAGCGCTGATCATTGGTTTTATTGCTGGTTCTTTAGGGATAGTATGGCCATGGAAAGAAGCCATCTATAAATCCGAAAACGGAAAGGTTTTGGTGGATAGTTTAGGTAATAGTGTAATAGAGAATTACCGTAGATATATGCCAAGTTTAAATGAAGCTACAACCTGGCAGGCTATAGGTTTTATAATTTTAGGAATTATAATTTTACTGGTTTTAGAATGGTATGGGAATAAAAATAAAAAACCCTCTTTAAGTAAATAAAGAAGGTTTTGATTTTATTTTGTCTTGCAAAGAATTTTATTATAATGCGCCTAAATATCTTTCTGCATCAAGAGCAGCCATACAACCTGTTCCAGCAGCGGTAATGGCTTGGCGGTATTCTTTATCCTGAACATCGCCTGCGGCAAATACTCCTGGCAGATTTGTTTTGGTTGATTTTCCTTTGGTAATTAAGTAACCCACTTCATCCATTTCTAAAACATCTTGAAAAATTTCGGTATTTGGTTTGTGTCCGATTGCTATAAATAAACCAGTTACATCAATAACTTGTTTTTTCTGTGTTTGGTTATTTACAACTCTAACACCTTCCACAACTTTATCACCTAATACTTCATCAAGTTCTGTATGGAACATCACTTCAATATTCTTCGTTTTCTGAACTCGATGTTGCATTGCTTTTGAAGCACGCATATAGTCTTTACGAACCAATATGGTTACTTTGTTACAAATATTTGATAAATAAGTTGCTTCTTCAGCAGCAGTATCACCGGCACCAATTACCACAACATCTTGCCCTTTATAGAAGAATCCGTCACATGTAGCGCAGGCAGAAACACCACCTCCAATTAATCTTTGTTCACTTTCCAATCCTAAATATTTGGCAGTTGCACCAGTAGAAATAATAACAGTTTCTGCTTCAATTTCTTTAGAAGCATCTACAGTAACTTTATGAATTCCACCAACTTTACTACTTAAATTAACTGCAGTAATAACTCCAAATCTAACTTCGGTACCAAAACGTTCGGCTTGTTTTTTAAAATCTTCCATCATTGCAGTTCCGTCAGATCCTTCAGGGTAACCTGGAAAATTATCCACTTCAGTAGTAGTTGTTAATTGTCCGCCCATTTCCATCCCTGTATATATTACAGGTTTTAGATCAGCTCTAGCTGCATAAATTCCTGCAGTATAACCTGCAGGACCAGAACCAATAATCAAACATTTTATTCTTTCTATTGTATCACTCATTTTTATTGTTTTTTATTTGTTGAGCAAAAATAATTAATTATTGACTTTAATTCTAGTTTTAGGTATTTTTTTTCTTAATAGGGATATAATAAAAAATAATA
This window encodes:
- the trxB gene encoding thioredoxin-disulfide reductase, which produces MSDTIERIKCLIIGSGPAGYTAGIYAARADLKPVIYTGMEMGGQLTTTTEVDNFPGYPEGSDGTAMMEDFKKQAERFGTEVRFGVITAVNLSSKVGGIHKVTVDASKEIEAETVIISTGATAKYLGLESEQRLIGGGVSACATCDGFFYKGQDVVVIGAGDTAAEEATYLSNICNKVTILVRKDYMRASKAMQHRVQKTKNIEVMFHTELDEVLGDKVVEGVRVVNNQTQKKQVIDVTGLFIAIGHKPNTEIFQDVLEMDEVGYLITKGKSTKTNLPGVFAAGDVQDKEYRQAITAAGTGCMAALDAERYLGAL
- a CDS encoding DUF368 domain-containing protein; amino-acid sequence: KGVAMGAANKVPGVSGGTVAFVTGFYEELIYSLQKINRKALMLLINKRFRGFYQYVNGRFLLLVFAGSTFSYFSVSKVLDYFIKHFELLVWSLFFGMILGSIYYIAKDFKDWNRKNIITIIIGVGIGIAISFMSPAKENDNLWFVFFCGIIGVTGMTLPGLSGSFILILMGNYVLLLVDSVNELYKIITDIFTWNFDFIHDPVRIRYLKIISSFTLGSVFGLVVTSHILGFLLKHWHQTITALIIGFIAGSLGIVWPWKEAIYKSENGKVLVDSLGNSVIENYRRYMPSLNEATTWQAIGFIILGIIILLVLEWYGNKNKKPSLSK